A DNA window from Deltaproteobacteria bacterium contains the following coding sequences:
- the fusA gene encoding elongation factor G, which produces MAVDDIRHIRTVGLLAEGGVGKTSLGEALLYAAGATTRQGRVEDGSSVFDFEPEEIRRKITLSTAFHSLTWKRHQVFVVDPPGYANFLADTRYAMEALSSAIFVVSPNGHLKVESERIWGWANDLNLARLVCISRADREEGTLEQALAAMTKVLEAKLVPIQVPIGSQTNFRGVVDLLTMKALIFQGDNGAVQEQDIPAEVQGEADDYREKLVESVAEMNDDLLARYLEGGEISVQELRQGLREGVVSGRLFPVLYTSGLRCAGIQPLLDAIVEYLPSPADRAAVAGANPKTHEAAERKPDPAAPFSARVFKTLESPTGKLTVFVVESGKIDSESVVQNATRDTKERLGHLFHLDGKKQVPVASALPGEVIAVTKLKDTHTGDTLCDEKALFLLPPLTEFAPVISFALGLKSRGDEEKILSSLHRLGEEDPAVKVGRDTQNNDILLSGAGQLHVEVIVEKLKRRYGVDVELKAPKVPYRETITAKADAQGRLKKQTGGRGQFGDTWIRIEPLPRGKGFEFADEIKGGAIPRQYIPSVEKGVVNALAKGFLAGYPMVDVRVALYDGSYHDVDSSDLAFQIAGSYGVQNAIEKARPVLLEPVMTIEVAVPEENIGDITGDLNRRRGRLLSVEAKGHTEIIKAAVPMSEILTYAPDLRSMTSGRGTFQMEFSHYEEVPHHLVEKIVQEAKQAQAEHGHAAH; this is translated from the coding sequence ATGGCTGTTGACGACATCCGCCACATTAGAACGGTCGGATTGCTTGCCGAAGGTGGGGTAGGAAAGACATCGCTGGGTGAGGCGCTGTTGTATGCCGCTGGCGCGACGACTCGCCAGGGTCGTGTGGAAGACGGGAGTTCGGTGTTCGATTTCGAGCCGGAAGAAATCCGCCGTAAGATTACGCTGTCCACTGCGTTCCATTCGTTGACCTGGAAGCGCCATCAAGTGTTTGTGGTCGACCCGCCCGGCTACGCTAATTTTCTTGCCGATACCCGCTACGCCATGGAAGCGCTCAGCAGCGCAATTTTTGTGGTGAGTCCCAATGGACACCTCAAAGTCGAGAGCGAACGCATCTGGGGGTGGGCGAACGATCTGAATTTAGCGCGTTTGGTCTGCATCTCTCGCGCCGACCGGGAAGAAGGAACGCTGGAACAGGCACTGGCTGCAATGACCAAAGTCCTGGAGGCGAAGCTCGTTCCCATTCAGGTCCCCATCGGTAGCCAAACCAACTTCCGTGGTGTCGTCGATCTGTTGACCATGAAAGCGCTCATCTTTCAGGGCGACAACGGAGCCGTCCAAGAACAAGACATTCCCGCCGAGGTGCAAGGCGAAGCCGACGACTATCGCGAGAAGCTGGTCGAGTCCGTGGCGGAAATGAACGACGATCTGCTGGCGCGCTATTTAGAAGGCGGAGAGATCTCCGTGCAAGAACTACGGCAGGGGCTCCGCGAAGGCGTGGTGTCCGGGCGTTTGTTCCCGGTGTTGTACACGTCCGGTTTGCGCTGCGCGGGGATTCAGCCTCTCCTCGATGCCATTGTCGAGTATTTGCCTTCTCCAGCAGACCGGGCGGCGGTAGCTGGGGCCAATCCGAAAACACACGAAGCTGCAGAAAGAAAGCCCGATCCGGCTGCGCCTTTTTCTGCCCGCGTGTTCAAGACCTTGGAGTCGCCGACCGGCAAGCTCACGGTTTTCGTGGTCGAGTCCGGGAAAATCGACAGCGAGTCCGTGGTGCAGAACGCCACGCGGGATACCAAAGAGCGTCTCGGCCATCTCTTTCACCTGGATGGCAAGAAGCAGGTGCCGGTGGCCTCGGCGCTACCCGGTGAGGTCATTGCCGTAACCAAACTGAAGGACACCCATACCGGCGACACCCTGTGCGACGAGAAAGCCCTCTTTCTGCTGCCGCCACTGACGGAATTCGCCCCGGTGATTTCGTTCGCCTTGGGGCTGAAATCGCGTGGGGATGAAGAAAAGATTCTGTCTTCGCTACATCGTCTCGGCGAAGAAGATCCGGCGGTAAAAGTCGGTCGCGATACTCAGAATAACGACATCCTCCTCTCTGGTGCCGGTCAGCTTCATGTCGAAGTGATTGTCGAAAAGCTCAAACGCCGCTACGGCGTGGATGTCGAGCTGAAAGCCCCGAAAGTCCCCTACCGGGAGACGATCACCGCGAAAGCCGATGCCCAAGGCCGCTTGAAGAAGCAAACCGGCGGGCGTGGGCAGTTCGGCGACACGTGGATTCGTATCGAGCCATTGCCACGCGGCAAAGGGTTCGAGTTCGCCGATGAGATCAAAGGCGGGGCGATTCCGCGTCAATACATTCCTTCGGTGGAGAAGGGCGTGGTCAACGCCTTAGCCAAAGGCTTCCTGGCCGGCTATCCGATGGTCGATGTGCGCGTCGCGCTCTACGACGGCTCGTATCATGACGTGGACTCGTCCGATCTCGCGTTCCAGATTGCCGGTTCCTATGGCGTACAGAATGCCATCGAAAAAGCGCGCCCGGTGTTGCTGGAGCCGGTTATGACGATCGAAGTCGCGGTGCCGGAGGAAAACATCGGCGATATTACCGGTGACCTAAACCGGCGGCGCGGGCGGCTCCTGAGTGTCGAGGCCAAGGGACACACCGAGATCATCAAAGCTGCCGTGCCCATGTCGGAAATCCTGACCTATGCGCCTGACCTGCGCTCGATGACCAGCGGACGCGGGACCTTCCAGATGGAATTCTCGCACTACGAAGAAGTGCCGCACCACTTGGTCGAAAAGATCGTGCAAGAAGCCAAGCAGGCACAAGCCGAACACGGACACGCGGCGCACTGA
- a CDS encoding DUF2283 domain-containing protein, with product MTKPKLSYFEQEDILHFIITEEAEANSIELSPNITVELNEKGELIGIEILQASTFVRDVIMEGIQAKVLQLNPAGKEPREPA from the coding sequence ATGACAAAACCGAAACTGTCGTATTTCGAGCAAGAAGATATTCTGCACTTCATCATTACCGAGGAGGCGGAAGCGAACAGCATCGAACTGAGTCCCAACATCACGGTGGAGCTGAATGAGAAGGGGGAGTTGATTGGGATTGAGATTCTGCAGGCCAGCACCTTCGTGCGCGATGTGATCATGGAGGGGATACAGGCCAAGGTACTCCAGCTCAACCCCGCAGGTAAGGAACCGCGAGAGCCTGCCTAA
- a CDS encoding PQQ-binding-like beta-propeller repeat protein, with amino-acid sequence MPMRTRRPRQVHGRIATLGMSSMTAGLLLLLATIDLVVAADWPMSNHDPGNSRSQPAESTISPANVSRLAPVYTLTTNGDNWATPVVVGEAVYVPDAGGKLWKFDRTSGEVIWSRSISEYNGVANSAVRTSVVVAEGLVIFGDRSGANMIAIDAQTGERRWITRLDEHPSAQVTGSPIMVGERLYIGVSSNEGSKFVKDRTAKSNFRGSLVALDIKSGRIVWKTWTMPDNGGRLDSWSGGAIISVPGANAQKGLVYFGTDHHYSQPESVTACLRAAPDDWNPDCYPADARFNAITAVDMDTGTPRWTFFGAGARVWEMACGELPRVTYPFPLHDIGHASAVRICPPPSDFLNWAFAAGSPQIYSATVGGRRREVVGIAQKSGVYWAFDAESGEVLWHTLVGPWSEPGGLTWGAAYDGQRLYVALTNLEHVPHRLIAGTVVTGGSWAALDPATGKILWQTGDPQNAAAYAAPVVANGVVYVGSMAASGDQMYALDAATGEILWRFAAGGSVGTHPVVADGRVYWGSGFGLFGGASNNKLYVFGLDGK; translated from the coding sequence GTGCCTATGAGAACCCGACGCCCACGCCAGGTGCACGGACGAATCGCCACACTAGGCATGTCGAGCATGACGGCAGGCCTCCTGCTTCTGCTTGCGACAATCGATCTCGTCGTTGCGGCCGACTGGCCTATGAGCAATCATGATCCCGGCAATAGCCGCAGTCAGCCAGCCGAGAGCACGATCAGTCCAGCCAACGTGAGCCGACTCGCGCCCGTTTACACGTTGACCACGAACGGCGACAACTGGGCTACACCTGTGGTCGTCGGAGAGGCGGTCTATGTCCCGGATGCCGGAGGCAAATTGTGGAAGTTCGACCGCACGTCTGGCGAAGTGATCTGGTCCCGCTCCATTTCTGAGTACAACGGTGTGGCCAACTCAGCCGTGCGCACGAGTGTCGTCGTTGCAGAGGGACTGGTCATTTTCGGGGATCGTAGCGGCGCGAACATGATCGCCATCGATGCGCAGACCGGAGAGCGGCGGTGGATTACGCGGCTTGATGAACATCCGTCGGCACAGGTGACGGGCTCGCCGATCATGGTAGGTGAACGGCTCTACATCGGAGTCTCATCGAACGAAGGGTCCAAGTTCGTCAAGGACCGAACCGCCAAGTCTAACTTTCGTGGCAGTCTCGTCGCCCTCGATATCAAATCCGGTCGGATCGTGTGGAAAACGTGGACGATGCCGGACAATGGCGGAAGGCTCGACAGTTGGAGCGGCGGGGCGATCATCAGCGTGCCCGGCGCCAATGCGCAGAAGGGACTCGTCTACTTCGGCACCGACCATCATTACTCGCAGCCGGAGTCCGTCACAGCTTGCCTGAGGGCTGCACCCGATGACTGGAATCCCGACTGTTACCCCGCCGATGCGCGCTTCAACGCAATCACTGCCGTGGATATGGACACAGGCACGCCGCGCTGGACGTTCTTCGGGGCGGGCGCGCGGGTGTGGGAAATGGCTTGTGGCGAACTGCCGCGCGTGACCTATCCGTTCCCGCTACACGACATCGGCCACGCTTCGGCGGTGCGGATATGCCCTCCACCAAGCGACTTTCTGAACTGGGCGTTTGCCGCTGGATCACCGCAAATCTATAGCGCTACCGTCGGTGGTCGTAGGCGCGAGGTCGTCGGCATAGCGCAGAAGAGCGGGGTGTATTGGGCGTTCGACGCCGAAAGTGGTGAGGTCCTGTGGCACACGCTAGTCGGCCCCTGGTCGGAGCCGGGCGGACTCACATGGGGCGCAGCCTACGATGGGCAACGCCTTTACGTGGCGCTGACGAATCTGGAACATGTGCCCCATCGTCTCATTGCGGGGACGGTGGTTACAGGCGGCTCCTGGGCCGCACTCGATCCGGCCACGGGGAAGATCCTCTGGCAAACCGGCGACCCGCAGAACGCTGCTGCCTACGCCGCCCCGGTGGTTGCGAATGGCGTCGTGTATGTCGGGTCTATGGCGGCGTCTGGCGACCAGATGTACGCCCTCGATGCGGCTACAGGTGAGATCCTTTGGCGCTTTGCCGCTGGCGGTTCAGTCGGCACCCATCCGGTTGTAGCCGACGGGCGTGTATATTGGGGCTCGGGATTCGGATTGTTTGGCGGTGCTAGTAACAACAAACTCTATGTGTTTGGACTCGACGGGAAGTAG
- a CDS encoding type III pantothenate kinase — MILAVDVGNTHTVIGLYQGKKLTRHWRLLTEAERTADEYGVLLRSLFASSDLNFSTVEGLAVSCVVPPMTNVMTELSQKYFRMQPLLVGPGIKTGMPILYDNPREVGADRIVNAVAAYERYHDVTIVVDFGTATTFDYVTAAGEYLGGAIVPGVGISLDALFHKTAKLYRVEMVKPPKVIGRNTVHAIQSGIFFGYTALVDGMIDRIQKENKVKARVIATGGFATLIASESACIEEVDEFLTLEGLRILYERNQ; from the coding sequence ATGATTCTCGCAGTCGATGTCGGTAACACCCATACCGTGATCGGGCTCTATCAGGGCAAGAAACTGACCCGACACTGGCGTCTGCTGACGGAAGCGGAACGGACGGCGGATGAGTATGGCGTACTGCTGCGGAGTTTATTTGCTTCTTCCGATTTGAATTTTTCTACGGTGGAAGGGTTGGCCGTTTCGTGTGTGGTTCCGCCCATGACCAACGTCATGACGGAACTATCGCAGAAGTATTTTCGTATGCAGCCCTTACTCGTAGGGCCGGGCATCAAGACGGGGATGCCGATTCTCTACGACAACCCCCGTGAAGTCGGCGCTGACCGCATCGTGAATGCGGTCGCGGCCTACGAGCGCTATCACGATGTCACCATCGTGGTCGATTTTGGTACGGCGACGACCTTTGACTATGTCACTGCGGCTGGGGAATATCTGGGCGGGGCGATCGTGCCGGGTGTGGGGATTTCACTTGACGCCCTGTTCCATAAGACCGCCAAACTCTACCGCGTTGAAATGGTCAAACCGCCGAAAGTAATCGGCCGGAATACGGTGCATGCCATTCAGTCGGGAATCTTTTTTGGCTACACCGCGTTGGTCGATGGCATGATCGATCGCATTCAGAAGGAAAATAAGGTGAAAGCCCGTGTCATTGCGACCGGCGGCTTCGCGACACTGATCGCGTCGGAGTCGGCCTGCATCGAAGAGGTCGATGAATTTCTCACCTTAGAAGGGTTACGCATTTTGTACGAACGGAATCAATGA